The Sphingobacterium bambusae genome includes a window with the following:
- a CDS encoding UDP-N-acetylmuramoyl-tripeptide--D-alanyl-D-alanine ligase — protein MTIEQLYQHYIKNRLIATDTRNILEGSIFFALKGEKFNANTFAADALGAGASLAVVDEEKYATDDRFILVEDVLQTLQDLARHHRKQLHIPVIGITGTNGKTTTKELLFAVLSQHYKTFATKGNLNNHIGVPLSLLSIDDSVEVAVIEMGANHQGEIAFLSEIAAPTHGLITNVGKAHLEGFGSFEGVKKTKGELYDYLKSHAGVLFIQGDNEHLTEMERQRNIDKVVRYGFSQSNAIVGRLELANPFLKITWQRNEGPRYTVDTQLTGSYNAENILAAAAVGAFLGVTDDEINRGISGYAPTNNRSQITKTAHNTVIADYYNANASSMAAALDNIAFIEAPQKAIILGDMFEMGEESFAEHQKLVVMANSIPVQRTIFVGKAFAEHQHEAAEFYKTTEEARKALLDQPIKDSTILLKASRGMAFEKLMECL, from the coding sequence ATGACCATAGAGCAGTTGTATCAACATTATATTAAAAACCGATTGATTGCTACCGACACACGCAATATTCTTGAAGGGAGCATATTCTTTGCGTTAAAAGGTGAAAAATTCAACGCGAATACATTTGCCGCCGATGCCCTTGGCGCTGGGGCTAGCTTGGCGGTGGTCGATGAGGAAAAGTATGCTACGGACGATCGCTTTATCTTGGTGGAGGATGTGCTGCAGACCTTACAAGATCTTGCGCGTCACCATCGCAAGCAATTACATATTCCGGTGATCGGAATCACCGGCACGAATGGTAAAACGACAACCAAGGAACTGTTGTTCGCTGTTTTATCCCAACACTATAAGACCTTTGCCACCAAAGGGAATTTAAATAATCATATCGGTGTTCCGCTGTCGCTGCTCTCTATCGACGATAGTGTCGAAGTAGCGGTCATTGAGATGGGCGCAAACCACCAAGGGGAAATTGCTTTCCTCTCCGAAATAGCCGCTCCTACACATGGCTTGATTACTAATGTGGGTAAGGCACATCTTGAAGGATTTGGCTCCTTCGAGGGAGTTAAAAAAACAAAAGGAGAGCTCTACGATTACCTAAAATCCCATGCTGGCGTGCTCTTTATACAGGGGGATAACGAGCATCTGACAGAGATGGAGCGGCAGCGAAATATCGATAAGGTGGTGCGCTACGGGTTTTCTCAATCAAATGCTATTGTCGGCAGATTGGAATTGGCCAATCCTTTCTTAAAAATAACATGGCAACGAAACGAAGGACCACGTTATACCGTGGATACCCAACTAACTGGATCCTATAATGCGGAAAATATCTTAGCAGCAGCAGCCGTAGGAGCCTTTCTTGGTGTGACAGACGACGAGATAAATCGTGGAATTAGTGGTTACGCCCCAACAAATAATCGATCACAAATAACAAAGACAGCGCACAATACGGTAATTGCCGACTACTACAATGCCAATGCCAGCAGCATGGCCGCCGCTTTGGATAATATTGCTTTTATTGAAGCTCCGCAGAAGGCAATTATTTTGGGTGATATGTTCGAGATGGGAGAAGAAAGCTTCGCCGAGCACCAGAAATTGGTCGTAATGGCAAATAGCATTCCTGTGCAACGTACTATTTTTGTGGGAAAGGCTTTTGCTGAACATCAGCACGAAGCCGCTGAATTTTATAAGACAACGGAGGAAGCTCGAAAAGCACTCCTCGATCAACCGATAAAAGACAGCACCATTCTTTTGAAGGCCTCACGTGGGATGGCATTCGAAAAGTTAATGGAATGCCTATAA
- a CDS encoding RrF2 family transcriptional regulator, giving the protein MLSKKTKYAIKALMVLGRNYGKEPMQIVKIAEEERIPKKFLEQILLEMRNAGILYSKKGAGGGYSLNKAPEDIFLSQVMRLIDGPIALLPCVSLNFYRSCEECVEEHACGIRDTFVEVRNAMLQILNDTSVAQLINKEKQLSFDIDIES; this is encoded by the coding sequence ATGCTTTCTAAGAAAACAAAGTATGCCATCAAGGCGCTAATGGTTCTAGGACGAAACTATGGAAAAGAGCCGATGCAAATCGTAAAAATTGCAGAGGAAGAGCGCATTCCAAAGAAGTTTTTGGAACAAATTCTATTGGAAATGCGTAATGCTGGCATTCTCTACTCTAAGAAGGGCGCCGGTGGGGGGTATAGCCTGAACAAGGCTCCCGAAGACATCTTCCTTTCACAGGTGATGCGATTGATCGATGGACCTATCGCGTTGCTTCCCTGTGTCAGCCTTAACTTCTATCGTTCTTGCGAAGAGTGCGTAGAAGAGCATGCTTGCGGTATCCGCGACACTTTTGTCGAGGTCAGAAATGCGATGCTACAAATATTAAACGATACCAGCGTAGCGCAGCTGATCAATAAGGAAAAACAGCTGTCTTTTGATATAGACATTGAGTCATAA
- a CDS encoding LOG family protein, with amino-acid sequence MKLKSIVVYCASSFGHSDVYREQAAHAGRVMAERHIQLVYGGGKVGLMGTVANAALEAGGNVVGVIPHFLNSKEREHTGITTLITVDTMHDRKRIMNDYAEGVIALPGGFGTLEELFEMITWAQLGLHKKPVGLLNTNNFYQHLISFVDHMVAEGLLKPENRSMLLVADTIEELLDKMERYEPTAVPKWIKKDDI; translated from the coding sequence ATGAAACTAAAAAGTATCGTCGTGTATTGCGCATCGAGTTTTGGTCACAGCGATGTGTATCGGGAGCAGGCGGCACATGCTGGACGCGTTATGGCCGAGCGTCATATTCAATTGGTATATGGCGGTGGTAAAGTAGGATTGATGGGGACAGTGGCGAATGCGGCGCTGGAGGCAGGTGGAAATGTGGTCGGCGTAATTCCGCATTTTCTGAATTCCAAAGAGCGTGAGCATACCGGCATCACAACGCTGATTACCGTGGATACCATGCACGATAGGAAGCGTATTATGAACGACTATGCGGAGGGCGTCATTGCCTTGCCCGGAGGATTTGGAACACTCGAAGAGCTCTTTGAGATGATTACTTGGGCACAGCTCGGTCTACACAAAAAGCCTGTAGGCCTGCTTAATACCAATAATTTCTACCAACATCTGATCAGCTTCGTCGATCATATGGTGGCGGAAGGTTTGTTAAAGCCTGAAAATCGATCAATGCTACTGGTGGCAGATACCATCGAGGAGCTCTTGGATAAAATGGAACGCTACGAACCTACGGCTGTTCCTAAATGGATCAAAAAAGACGATATCTAA
- a CDS encoding SMP-30/gluconolactonase/LRE family protein translates to MKKLFFLALGACLSTTAFAQRQLTELWETKDLPTPESVLYSAKNDLLYVSLIDGDAMAKDGKGGVAILNLDGSIKQKDWITEMDAPKGLALYKDLLYVADVTSVWVIDVVTGNVVNQIEFPGAVMLNDVTIDDNGVVYVSDTRSGKIYQMRNNRPAVYLENTPSVNGLKYSNGHLYALVGPELWKIDANKKSSIIAKGFELGGDGLEPIGNDEFLVTCWGGLIYHVKADGSFDKLLDVRGKMNTADLGYHPQSNTIFIPTFNNNSVKAYKLN, encoded by the coding sequence ATGAAAAAATTATTCTTTTTAGCCTTGGGAGCCTGTCTATCCACGACAGCATTTGCCCAAAGGCAGCTTACCGAACTTTGGGAAACCAAGGATCTTCCGACGCCCGAGTCTGTGCTTTATTCGGCCAAAAACGATTTGCTCTATGTTTCGCTCATTGACGGCGATGCCATGGCGAAGGATGGCAAAGGCGGCGTCGCCATTCTTAATTTGGATGGATCAATCAAGCAAAAAGACTGGATTACAGAAATGGATGCCCCTAAGGGCTTAGCGCTATATAAAGATTTGTTGTACGTGGCCGACGTCACCTCGGTTTGGGTGATTGATGTAGTCACGGGTAATGTGGTTAACCAAATTGAATTCCCAGGAGCCGTCATGTTAAATGATGTCACCATTGATGATAATGGGGTGGTTTACGTTTCTGATACGCGATCGGGAAAGATATACCAAATGCGAAACAATAGACCAGCTGTTTACTTGGAAAATACACCTTCGGTCAATGGACTAAAATATTCCAACGGACATCTGTATGCATTGGTTGGACCGGAACTTTGGAAAATTGATGCCAATAAGAAGAGTTCCATAATTGCGAAAGGCTTTGAGCTTGGCGGAGATGGTCTGGAGCCCATCGGTAACGATGAGTTTTTAGTCACTTGTTGGGGAGGACTGATTTACCATGTCAAAGCAGACGGTTCCTTTGATAAGCTTCTGGATGTACGCGGAAAGATGAATACGGCAGATTTAGGATATCACCCGCAATCTAATACCATTTTTATCCCAACCTTTAACAATAACAGCGTCAAAGCGTATAAGCTAAATTAA